The Drosophila subobscura isolate 14011-0131.10 chromosome A, UCBerk_Dsub_1.0, whole genome shotgun sequence genome includes the window tatttttttgttgtaaacaTTTAGTTGTCAAATCATCGAATTTTCTGtatctttttcttctttttattttctttgtttttgttttttatcaaAATGGCGCTTTGTGTGGCTGCTCCAGgagctgcttttattttttgttttacatattatttatacCCTGTACCTGGTTAGAGTTTTTTCTTACTCTTCGTCTGTTCGTCTGTCGTTTTGTAGAGTTTCTAAATCGGAATTGAAATCGGATAATGTCGTACAGTCTCGCACATGAATGCTccaagtaccgggtatattCAAGTCGTGAAGTCTCGACTGCCTATTCTTTCggattttgctttttttatttatttttgtaatgctttggtttttgttttgattttaaatgtAAGCAtaccataaatacatacatatgtatcgagtaaatatgcaaattaaaacaaatacatacatacatatgtatatatgatgTACCCATGTCGTACTAGTCAAAACTTTCGgaactttttctgttttcttgtgtgtggtTTAAAGTAATTCATATTctgtctgttctgtttctttgttttttttttattatttaaatgttttgcttgTAAACACTTAATGaactatttttgtattttcttatttgtttGGCATAATTTTACTTACTTacaataattttttattaaaaaaaaaaagtacaattacatacatacataaaaaacaacaacaataccaTATTACAGCttcgcctgctcctgctcctcttgcttctccttctgctccttcgCCTCCTCCTTTGCATTGACTACAACTTCTCggtgtgtttgcttttagttttttattttttgggtttgttctACAAGCTGCTTTCACTAGTACACTCATTTAATGTGTATATTTGACAACAATTGCTGCAGAATGTTTTAtacttttataattttttttttttttttttgtcacttttaacgttttatttttaattgctcgGCTCGCATAAGCAAAGTTAACGGTGGTTTCATGTACacattggtttttttttgtttttattttttgtacgcACGGCACAGATGtttgtctttattttgtagttttattttttgttttgtttatttactgcaatacacacattttttatagttttgtgTTAATAGATTTTTTTCTATCTTTCTTGCATGCATTTCACATCAAAAAAAGtccaacaaatgcaaacagccCTAAGATTATTTACTGAATGcaactctgtgtgtgtgtacaattttttgtagtgtgtgtgtgttttttttttagtgtttttgttgttgttaattaattgaagtAACTTTTGAAAATTCACGCATAGATTAGCTCAGATATCAGATAATTTACACAAAGATTGTTTACCAGCAAAGCGGCCTCGACAGTACAGAGTACAGTACAGTATAGTACATTAAATATAGTAGCTAATGctcaatgcacacacacacacaatgaaaGTAGAAATATAAGTACTTAGATTTTaatagttttcttttggttttgtttcggttatacaattatttattttgtttttttttgtttcgatcCATATTAAGTTAATTAGCCGCAAAACAACCAggatttcattttttatttgattatattGAATCTACATTCCCCACTACGTTTTTCTCTGTGCTGATGGATATATGGGATGGGTATAGCTCGTTTATtgtgattgtttttgtttatttatttatttatttactagTCATTGGCTAAGTGTTGTGATTGgttgactgtctgtctgttggctttcgtttcattttgcacTGCACACTCGTGGGGCTCTTGACCGTGTGTCAAAtgaaacatttcattttatttattcaaacaaatacaaattgcacATTTAACTAAAcgatgcacacatacatacatttacaaacatatgtagatatttgatgtatagttttgttttattgtttttgaattCAGTTCAATGTCTATGACGGTCCTAGGTCTTGTCTGTTTCAACAAAAAGCACTATAAGTGGTTGGGTATATAAGCAACGGGTACtacataatgtacatacacacatacatatgcacctATTTATGTCTTGGCAAAAAGGCACTACACTACACTTAAACATGTCTTACTAACGATCGGTGTGCTTGGGCTTCTGTCCTCTTCGTTCTATTGCAGCTTTCAATgtaatgtacaaatgtatgtaggGTATGcatgtaattatgtatttaGATTTGTATTCAACAAAGTTtggtaattgttttaattatagCGATTTAGTTACATCAACTCTATGCTCATTCTGAAGCTCTAactctgtctgttttttgccgtttctAAAATGCTTGTTGCTCACTTCGTTAAGGGTATTCCCTTCTTTCTTTTACTGTACGTATGCATGCATGATTGTTTAggtttataatttgtatattttatttatggtgTGGTTTTTTCTATCGTTTttctttgaaatgtttttagcATCTTTAgcaatttgctttttgcagttttttcaTTGAACTTTTAAGCTGTTTTTTTGAGGGATAATTTTTGCACATGTTTCATTTATCAATTTTGCCTTTAGCATCTTTTTTCAATTATAGTTTTTGCAGTGTTTTTCattaattacatttgcattttgtcgttttctttttgtcatCAAGTGGGTGAATATTAAGTTAGTTAtagcatttttgtttgtacattAAGATGTTTGCTGCATAAAtcagatacatatatacatatgtacatatacatatgtatgtagatacttttaaattcaataattttttgtttttttatgtttattgaaAGTTTTcaggcaataaacaaaaactttcaGCTCTGACCGAAgcaattaacaattattacataatacacacacacacacacacacgcacacacacacatagaccatacatacatatgcattatgtacacaaaaaagaaaattgtaagCCTAGTTCCTagaatttatattattttttgtgcggCTTCCTTTTCAGCAACTTGTTGACGACCGTCTTGAACAGATTTGGTTTTATTCATAAGTACCCCAGTGTGGCATATGTCTTCACGAAGGTTCCATCGCTAGTGCTCACGTTCCTGTGAAGTTAGGTAAGGAAGAGGGAGTGAagggagtgagtgagtgagtgagggaGCTGTCTCAAGGTGTTAAACTCATTTCGTATACTAACTCATCTTCCCAGGGGCACACCGCATTGTGTTCCGTATCGACGACGATGCCAgcagcactgccactgccacttccacttccgctTACATCCGCCTTGCCAGCATCCTTGGCATCCTTTTCATCCTGCGAACTGCTGTGCTTCTTCCCATCAGAGTTACGTTTCTTGCGTCGCTTGCGTGCCTCATCATTGCTGGATGTTGGTGCTACTGGAGCTACCACTGGCAttggctccagctcctgctgctgctgctgctgctgctccagctcctgctcatCCATTGGCTCATCGTCCACCATCGTGTCCACATCCAGCTCGGCCAGCGGTGCCATGGATGGCGCCGGTGTGGGTGCCGGCGGTATATAGCCCAACTGTATGTCACTATCTATGCTGTCATAGTCATCCACAACATCCTTGCTGTCATTGCCAAACTGCAGTCCCTCCTGGTACTCGTCGGTGGTGGGTGAAAGTTCATCTTGCAATGCCTCCGATGCCTCCGCATCGGGCACCTGCGCCCGGGCTGCTGCTTCCATTGTTTCATCGTCAGCCAGTGCGGCCTCCTCGGTGGTTGTTGTTAgtggctcttggctctgtCCCGTGGGCAGGGGATAAGCGCCCGGAGTGCTtgccagctccagttccagttccagctccaggaCCTTAATGGTGGGCGTCGTGTTGGCGGCACGCGACTCAATCAACTCGATTTGCACCTCCTTGACCATCGCTGCCTCTCTCACCTCCTGCTCGACAGAGTGCTGCAGGCAATGTGCGATCCTGTTACCCACTTGACTGCACCTGCACTCCTCGGTTGGCGGTGGCGTGATCTTTGCTATGAGCGGCGGGCTCTGTGCGCGTGTGGGCGTGATTAGCACTGGCATCGGCATGTCCGCTGCCGTTGACTCTTGTGACAATTTGTTAAGTTCATCCTCCACTTCGGTTGCTTCCACATCCGAGCACGATAATGCATGATGATCTTTGGCAAAGACCGCACTCCGTGCCTGCAATGGTGTgagattgctgctgctgctgctggctgcagtcACGCTTTGGCTGCCAACGGTGGGCGTtgaagtgccagtgccagtgccagtgccagtgccagtggcagtgccagtggtgCGCCCAAACTGATAGTCCGTGCTGCGACTGAAACGGAGAGGAAAGAgtaagagagtgagagcacaGCAGACAGTGGCAAATGTCTCACCTACCTGGGTGTGAATGATACGGATGCACGACGCTGTTCCGTAAAATTTGGCGTCAAACGTTTGTTGCTCGTCTCGCCACTGTCGACGGTGTTTTGGTGTCGTATGCCCAAATTTCGTTGCAGTCGATCAGCCACATCACTGCTGTCCGACGAAGTGCTACGCAAACATTTATAacgcatttatttattagccaGCCCGATCCAAAGTCTCTTTGGCCACTCACCTGGTCAATCGCAATGGTTGTACGGTGACGGCCGTTTGCTTGgccagcactggcactggcgctggtgctggtgccacTTCTGTTGCCGTATCCGGCTGCTCCCAGGGACAGACGGAGAGCTTGACCTGTGCAGCTGGCACTATTTCCACTGGCTCATCCCAGGGACAAACGGCGCTGGTGTTGCCAGTGGCCAATGTTGCCGCAACGGATGTCTCCAGCGTCTCAAGGCCGGTGGATTTTGTCTTGGGGTTTTCTCTGTACGTAAAAAGatggccgggccgggccgggccggggtCGGACCAAAGTGTTAACGAAACTTCATGGCATGGGcaacgtttttcttttgaaataCATTGAGACAGTACAGTACAGTAGACAGTAGACAGACAGTAGACGGTGGCACAACCGGATACGAGATaattgtgtgtattttgtgtgtgtgttgtgaaaacattaaacattaatGCATGGAGAGATGGTATATACAGCTTTTGccagcatatacatatacgcatgtgtgtgtgtgtgtgtgtgtaacagAAAAATATAAGTACAATAAACGGTGGAGGGGAAAGGaaaagagcagcggcagccgcagccgcagccgcaacagcagcagcggcatagTAGAGTCTcagaatccgaatccgaatcagaaacgaaaacgaaaaccaaacaacatGTACaataattaacaataaatAGCAAACAGCAATCGAGCAGTAAGACCAACAgagaaaacattaaataaaaaacgaggaggaacgttgtgagacgcgtcttaagccgcgtcacaactcttatacccggtactcagtactacatctgcaacttagcggttatttgtcaaattttacattttctcttcatctgtcatctacatcaacaacactactcacgccaacacgctcctttagctcgccaccctcccctagagacacacactgcagagtcagggcagaggcagcggcagagtcgtggcagaagatgagtcagagacgtgtcaggggaagaggcctctgccactgcgcgaagcagagtgtgaatgagagaatgtgtaaaagcaacaaaagctgctggacagggtgggtttagccactgcaacctaatttcttcattgtggccataataatgatccaatcggatcccaatttggtgatcagatagatatggtcattccctacggaatggcgtttttagttttcttttatctttaaaattgtagatttgggaggttttcgcccttttgcgggggcggaagagggcgtggctcatttttgaaatacacttgtaacagtgtgagcatacagaagtctggatgcaaaatttggtggctctagcttttatggtctctgagatccaggcgctcaacaagacggacggacagacggacagacagacatggctcaatcgactcggctattgatgctgatcaagaatatatatactttatggggtcggagacgtttccttctgtgcgttacatacaaccgttatgtgcacaaatacaatataccctatttactcttcgagtaccgggtataacaaaaacaaaaccaagagTCGCGTCACCCAGTGGAAAATTCGAGCGTTAAAACTTCGTTAAAagcgagcaaaaaaaaggttaCGTGAGACGCAGCAGCGTCTCCTTACACACATAGgtttgcatacaaaatgtggTTGTTGCTCTAGCAtgaacggacagacaaacggacagacagagtgacagacatggctataccGACTTGGCTATGCTGATCgggaatatttatacatagatatatccACTTTGTGGTGGAGACACAAATCTTACACCTATCCAAAGTTCTCGagttttcaaaataaaagaaaattaaatcgATGCTCTAAAAAAACTGTAGGCTCGATCGGAttgcgtttctttttgttcgtttGACTTGGTCCAATGGGAAGTACAAATAGTGCTCCTACGGCTACTAAAAATGCTCTTCACAAATGATCAACGTAGCCAGCGGAACATAAAGGGCAAAcagttcaagttcaagttcaaagCTGCGAGCACTTTTTTGGACCATCTTTAACTAGTAAATTAGTTGCCAGTTGGCTATAAGCAATAACGAAATCACGAAGTAGCATGAACGGTTTTCTGGTAGAagttcaaatggtttttaggGGCTGCCCAATATTTTGGATGCTTACGAGAATTCAGTGAAGAAAGAATCTAAGAGGCAAATGGAGCCTATTCTACAGAAGTTAAAGGTTGAAAGGGCGACGACAGAACGTAaccaacaaatgaacaaaacaaataacaggaaaaataaatgaaaaatgagtGACAGATCTTtgactggggctgggggctgggttCAGGCTTCTGGGTTCACAGCAGTTCGAACGATAATACAATAGGAGAGGCGAAACACTATAGTAGAGAATATAAGTAAGGGGAGCATAAGGATAATAGAATTTCGAACAAGATTTGTTTCTTACAAGTGAAAATAGAATACGATTTGagtaaacaaatcaaaaagaaaacgaacgaaaaaaatGGAGAAGAACAAAATGTATGTAGAATGTCTTACGGAAGTGCCTGTAAACTACTTTCGCGATTCCCGTAGGCCGCATAGATCCCAACATCGATGATCGCCATGTGGCGCTGGGGCATATCGCCACGATAAATAGAATCGCTACTGCGCGGGGTGCGTGGTGTGGTACGACGACGAcgtataataataatgataatgacaCATGATAATAATTACACATTACACATAATAATTGTATATTATAATTGTATCTCAAATTCATTTCAGTTTCCAGTTTCAGAGAAAATGTTTCATCgtgaaaataaatgaacaaattcaacaaatcaatcaataagAAATTAAGTAATTAATGAATTAGTTAATGTAAGTAAACAAGTGAAAATGTTGCCAATCCGGGCCTCGTTTTGAttgtcatttttgttgtttcgaaGCGAACGtaaatgctaaataaattcaattgaaaataaaaataaaaaaatgcaagcaaCGCCCACACACCCTCACACTCGCCCAATCTCTTTACTCGCTCACTCCTCCCACTCGCCAACTCTCTCTTcactcgctcgcacactctctctcgctctcgctctctctctgttcacTCTGTTAAGAGCCAGCTTACCTAAATGGCATCTCGCTGAGATTGCTCTGGGAATGGGAGTGCGGTACCTTGGAACCTGCATCCTTGTTCACCCCAATGACAGCCAACTCATGGGCCGAGCCCGTAAGACTGCGATCGCTGCCACGACGCCGTGCCAGATTGCCCGGTGGCGGTGCCTGCATCATGGAGCCGCCACCTTGCCCCGCACTGCTGGAACCCTTGCTGGAGCCGGCATCACCCAAATTCGGTTGACTGGACAGCGCAGCGGTCATCTTCTTCTTGGCACCGCTAACGCCGCCGAAATTGAAGAAGCGCTTCTTGTACGACGGCTGAATGCCCGTGTCCAGCAGTCGCTTATAGTGCTCCGAGCGTATGAAGCGTGGATAGCAATCCTTCTTCAGCAGCAACATATAAATGTGCTCCGAGGCCGAGTCAAAGGTGAAGCGTGATGGATTCTTGAGACCGCGCAGCACACTCTCCATCGTTTTGCCATCAATGTTGATCTCACAGGGTGCGCCAGGCTTCAGGAATTCTCtgttcaaaattgttttcaaataaatattggaagaaaacaaaagaagattATGCCATGTGCCAACTCACTCATAGATCTCGTTGACTTTGCGTGCCACCTGGGAGTGGGCGGAACGACGCAAGCGATTGACAGCAATCCAGAAGCGAATATTCTCGTGCGAATACTCCTTCTCGAGGAAGGTGGTAAACTCTTGGAGGCCTGTGGGATCCGAGACGAGCTCCTCGATCGAAATGGCCCAACGTTTCACCCGCTTCTCAGTGGGAATGTCCACGAAGGTGTTGTTGAGCTGCCAAAAGGCAATGTCCTCGGTCACCCAGGGATTCGAGGGCAACGCCGGCTGCAGAAAGAAGTCGTACTCGCTGAATGTCTCCGAGTAGCAGACCAGCGACTCGCACGCCTGCGACATCTTCATGCGTGTTCGGTTCAGGGACTTGCCCAAATAGTCGACCTCGCGCTGCACATCGTCGAcagtcttttttttgttgggcttGAAGCCCTGACGATCGCGCGAGGGCACTGGACAGGGCTCCAGCGGCGTAAACTGCCCCGGCGGTGGACGGTGTACACGCCAATAGGCGCGCTCCTGCGAGTCACCAACAATCTTATCGCCCTTCTTGCGCTCCTTGGCCAGGCGCACCTGCTCCTCGGCCTGCATCGATATAAAATCCCATTTCCCCTTCAGATTCTTGTGCAGCGAGGACAACGCCTCCGCCTCGTAGTCCTCGAGCGCGTGCCGCTGTTTATTGCGTAGCGAGCGCTTGGCCAAATAAATGGCATACTCGACATTATCCGGCGCCTTGTGCTGCCATGGCCAGTAGTAGGGTGTCTGGAAGCGGTACAGCGATGAATCGTCCTTAACGGTCAGCGTCTTTGAGTCGTTCACCGGAAAGAAGTAGCCATGCAAGCACAGCTGATTGGCAATGTTCAATGCCTCCGATTCCTCAATTTGCAAGCGATCCATCAGCCACTCGATTAGATCGTAGCCTAAAGGAAGGAACGCATGAAGGATTTCCAAGGATAAATGCTGAGAATGGTTTGCCTTACCCATAAACGCATATGGTATTGATGTAAGGAACATTTTCTGTTGTCGCACGGGCACACCATGCTCTTGATCCTGCATCTCGCGCACTAGGACTTCCATCTGCAACGGGAATTTACATATAGAAAGAGGACATTTGGGTTTGCTACTACTCTACCTTATCGAATGCCATGGGTCTTGATAGCTTCTCAATGgtctgctgttggctgctgctgccactgccactgccactgccactgccactgaccgTGCCGAGCAGTCCGCCCTGACCGGAGATGCTGCTgtgatgctgatgatgtgTCGCCGTTGATCcggctgccgttgctgctggcaaagcATGCAGCAGCTGTTGATGCGTCACtggctgtgactgcgactgcgactgtgtgtgtgaatgctGGTGATGTTGTGGCAAGTGATGATGGCCAACGGAGCTGCCGCTAAATGCGGTCGCTGCCTGCGTTGTGGCGGATATGGCCGTGGCGGTGGATGCCAGTGCTGGACTATTGCCGCTGTTGGCATTGCCGCTCCCGCTGCTCGTTGCTGCCACACTCGCTGCCGCACTCGCTGTTGCCGCATTATTGTTCGCTGCAACCGATGGAGATAGTTGCGTGGCATGCGGCACTCCATGCGGTTGCAGACTTAGTGTCGTTGGCTTAATGGACTGTGACAAGTGCGTGGATTGACTACtggacgactgctgctgctgctgctgctgctgctgctgaggacTGGGTGTGGACACGGCGACCACAATGGGCACggacacgggcacgggcacaagTGCCGCCGACTGTGCCGCCGTATTCCTGAGCACCAGCTGTCGCTCCTTGTCGGGTGGCACACCGCCGGGTGGTTCCATTACCGCTGAAACGATGCTAAGCTGCTGATGATGGCTGCCCACTGCCCGCTGCCTCCGTTCTCTATGCTTTTGATGCTGCTATTTGTATATCCTGCGATTTGTTTCTCAGGCTCCTTGTTGGTTGTGCGTTTTGGTTTACGAAAATTTTGATTGCGCTTTATTGTTAACCTCCTCACAAATTGGCTTGCAATTTTTCTTAGAATTgttctttgctgctttgtggctgctgcctttgttTGCTGTAAGTCCTTTTTGCTGCAGTTAGCCGAATTCCATCATGTCCTTGTGTATGGAAACATTTGCTGGCAAATAACACAAAGGAATTGGAATATATTATAGATCTATATTTAAGTTTGGTGCAGCGGAACTTACAGTGTTTCATGATTCGAACAGCTGTGGCACCAACCGCTAACCGCCTGCAAGtggcgccaccaccaccaccacccaccactcCGGGAAGCACCTGCCGCACAGTCGTTCCTTGCAGCTCCTTCCTTTATGGCCAAAGTGTGTAGAATTTGTTTCTGAATTGATTGGGggcgcctctctctctctctcacacggCGCTGGTTGCCATGGAATCCGCGCGATGGCGGATTGCTTTGGGTTGCTGTTCGATGCCTTCTAGTGCCAGCCTTCACCTCGTGCCTCGTTGCATGGGGGCGCAGTTTCAGCGTGTGTTAGCTGAAGACCTGCAAGACCGAGACACAAAAGAGCGATACAAAACGCATTAATTAAAGTGCAGAGACATTAACATTTTCTATTGCAGTTGACATTTAACATCTACTTAAGTTATTTGCTTCTCCATTTCACAACCCCGGCAGCAGACAACAGCTGATTGCAACGCTGCTCTCAAGGTGACGTCTTCACCACAGGGCAATCTCTTCCGGGGGACCACTATCTCTAACTCTGTCCCTTTCTGTCGCTTGTCTAtctgagcgtggtgaataagcgGGCGTCAACTTGCtagtaaattcaccttggtcagagagagagagagagagagagagaggcggcaaTGCAATCCAAACGCATTCCGCTAAgcttcactctctctttctctttgcacAGCAGCCGTTAGACAAGttaaagtgtgtgtgtgtgtgtgagagagagtaAAACCAGCAACCGACTTCTGTCTAAAGCTTCGAAAACAACGGCAGCTGCAACTGAATTCTTTATTAACCTGCAGCTAAACTTGGAACATCATTTATGCCAGCCAAATCAATGTGGATTGTGCCATTGCTCTCATCATGGAGCACAGCCGGCTGCAGATCCTTGCTGAAGGAGAGGCCTGTGTAGCGTTCAATGTCTTCGATGCGGTGACGATGATTGCGAAAGCTGCCAGCACCTCTGCCACCGTTCTTAATGATGTACGCCTCTAGGGTGGGCCGGttctcagtttcagtttcagtttcagtctcagtctcagacAGCTGTGACTCCATTATCAGCACCTTGAAGTAGTGCGTCGGAATGGGCGGGGCTGTGGTGTCCAACTTCTTGCACTCCAGCCACCACATTTGGCCATCGCCCATGGGCATGTAGATGGGACCCGTGTAGGTGTAAACCGAACCGCACTCCCGCGTCTTTGCTGCCACATACTGCTCCAGCTCGTGCCAGATGCGCCGCTTGAACACCTTGCCCATGGCCGCGGAGCCATCGTCATTGCCCAGCAGAAACACATCCTTGTAGCGTTGCAAGtcactgccattgccagactcctctgcctctgcctctcctctgTCTGTCCAGCGAAAATGCTCGATTATCCACTTGGCGCTGCTCATCTCTTTGCTCTGCGACATAATGCAGTGTCTGTGCACCAGCAAACCCTCTGCGCTGGGTAGTCCGTACTTGATGAGATCCAGCATATTCGCCACCGAACTGGCATTCTCTTCGACTTCCAGTGGCTTCCCCAGTAGAGCGTTGTACAGCCGTGGCCCCAGCTCCTGGCAGAGCTTGTCCTTCAGCCCAGTGGCGCGATTCCACAACCTGCCCTCGTGATCTGTGCTGAAGGTGGAGAACTGCGAGGGAGATTACCAGCAATCCCGAAAATAGGGTAAAGCCCTAGCTTACAATGGAATAAAACCTGTGCCGATGAAGGTACACATAGGGATCCCGCTTTATTGCATCGAATAGATGCATCAGCGACACCTCGTGCTGGACAAAAGCGCCGCAGAACAGGCCCGACACACCAAACACGGCGCACATGGCAAAGCTTCGTTGTGGATCTGACATTGTGCGTATTTTGATTCGTGTAATTaagaataatttaaatatatttatgtacgagtgGCCGGCCGACGCGCGCGATGCTATATTTTCCGTGTGATTTCCTAATGTACGAGAGTTTACTTACTCAGAACTGAGTATTTGTTTCTTGTGTTTGTTCTACAGGTCAAAAATAatgtcaaagccaaagcctacTGAGCGGCTCGAACCGAAGAGAGTCGCACTCGACAACGTTCTGACAGAGAGCCCCAGGGCCGACTCCCCTGTTGCTCTCGGCAAAATACGCATCAAGAAATAACCAACGGGACATTACTTTGCTGCGTAGTTTCTGTCTTGATTTGCCCATAACGTAAATGCATTTACTCTTTATGCTGCAAATATGTACACAGGACGTAcaaacatttatgtacatacatatgtatgtactttatatgcatacattttagCAATTGCATTactattatgtatgtacatatgtatgtacatatgcatggaATGCACgtagacaacaaaaacaaaactgatgATTGTGTCTATAAATAGAAAAGCACACTGGAGTCGGAGATTTACGCCCCACGCCCCAAACCGAAGCCCCCAAGTCCAAGCACAAGCCCAAAGAGCATGATGGCTCCTGACGTAGCAAATGACGCAAAGCGAGACAGCGCGCTgcgtatgtatatgtatgtgtgtatgtatgtatgtatatacaaatgtacgtTATGCGTTATGTATTTTTATCAACGGATCGGAgccatacatacgtacatagcTGGGAGCTGAATCTGTCGGTATAAGCTCAAAGCCTTGCAAAGACTGCAGTCCAGGCAGGCAagcagccgctgctgatgctgctagTGGGAATTAAATGACGAAACACGGGGGCGGCTGTCAgtgagtttttttttcactctctctctctctctctctctatgtctatTGCTCTGTTTGTATgcgtgtttatttatttgtt containing:
- the LOC117903360 gene encoding endonuclease G, mitochondrial-like, which translates into the protein MSDPQRSFAMCAVFGVSGLFCGAFVQHEVSLMHLFDAIKRDPYVYLHRHRFYSIFSTFSTDHEGRLWNRATGLKDKLCQELGPRLYNALLGKPLEVEENASSVANMLDLIKYGLPSAEGLLVHRHCIMSQSKEMSSAKWIIEHFRWTDRGEAEAEESGNGSDLQRYKDVFLLGNDDGSAAMGKVFKRRIWHELEQYVAAKTRECGSVYTYTGPIYMPMGDGQMWWLECKKLDTTAPPIPTHYFKVLIMESQLSETETETETETENRPTLEAYIIKNGGRGAGSFRNHRHRIEDIERYTGLSFSKDLQPAVLHDESNGTIHIDLAGINDVPSLAAG